In Electrophorus electricus isolate fEleEle1 chromosome 14, fEleEle1.pri, whole genome shotgun sequence, a single window of DNA contains:
- the spag9b gene encoding C-Jun-amino-terminal kinase-interacting protein 4 isoform X5: MELDDGVLYQEEAGSSAMMSERVSGLASSVYREFERMIGTYDEDVVKELMPLVVAVLENLDSVLAQNQEHEVELELLKEDNEQLLTQYEREKALRKGAEERYMEYEDSQEQERKDLQNKVVLLEAQTRQLELKTKNYADQIGRLEEREAELKKEYNALHQRHTEMIHSYMEHLERTKMQHLVGGEAPDAGTLGRHKKERPVSLGIFQLPGGDVMAPDLQREQTEIPGTDTWRYNDLSHPCSNTSLKDELSDANRGGTKSSASTSASTLDVAMALVDTPRPEEVEGLHRNLNSSNRKPDTSKNVRVQDSVSTEAQMKDVPERSEVQAIIESTPELDMDLSGCKGFSTPTKGTENMAFDRNTDSLFEELSSAGTDLIGDMDEGADLLGMGREVEHLIQENAQLLETKNALNVVKNDLIGRVDELTCEKEVLQGEMAVLLQARDKLEERNRELEEELKRVRAELEAAKQKTKEDDDSDVPTAQRKRFTRVEMARVLMERNQYKERLMELQEAVRWTEMIRASRENPALTEKKKSSIWQLSFSKLFSSSSTGTAKKPEAPVNVKYNAPTSHIVPSVKKRSSTLAQLPSDKSKAFDFLNEEPEVENIVSRREQKRAQYRQVKAHVQKEDSRVQAYGWSLPQKNKISNGGQTEGKMKNLPVPVYLRPLNEKDASMKLWCAAGVNLSGGKTRDGGSIVGASVFYRDMSEVESSGFSPRKARGSQSSLDRLEQELKEQEKELRQQDELSSLVWICTSTHATSKVIVIDANQPSNILENFYVCNSHVLCIASVPGARETDYPAGEEVHAGSEATGAEEQAPVSAALGSSLGGSEGILDGITVVGCCAEGAVAIPQTAEGMPTEDSGSGGVLGQQQQAGMAAAEEALEATESSSTTPAEEGQAGVYTEHVFTDPLGVQNTGDATSTFSQRECDLVKDGVSSVPEEQDLMREEASKMNSVLPTMWLGAQNGCVYVHSSVAQWRKCLHSLKLKDSILGIVHVKGRVLVALADGTLAIFHRGVDGQWDLTNYHLLDLGRPHHSIRCMTVVHDKVWCGYRNKIYVIQPRAMKIEKSFDAHPRKESQVRQLAWDGDGIWVSIRLDSTLRLFHAHTYQHLQDVDIEPYVSKMLGTGKLGFSFVRITALMVSCNRLWVGTGNGVIISIPLTERKKVTQGTTNRPGSIIRIYGDENSDKVTAGTFVPFCSMAHAQLCFHGHRDAVKFFTAVPGQVIPSAGSGGSEAGSDKPATDASAPEFSKSVLVMSGGEGYIDFRMGDEGGESADLDEHTLKLQPLLAKAERSHLIVWQVLVHEG; the protein is encoded by the exons ATGGAGCTGGATGACGGAGTTCTTTATCAGGAGGAGGCAGGTTCATCCGCGATGATGTCCGAGCGGGTGTCCGGCTTGGCCAGCTCCGTCTACCGAGAGTTCGAGCGGATGATCGGGACGTACGACGAGGACGTGGTTAAAGAGCTCATGCCCCTCGTCGTCGCCGTTCTGGAGAACCTGGACTCGGTGCTCGCGCAGAACCAGGAGCACGAGGTGGAGCTCGAGCTGCTGAAGGAGGACAACGAGCAGCTGCTCACTCAGTACGAACGGGAGAAGGCGCTGAGGAAAGGCGCTGAGGAG AGATATATGGAGTACGAAGACTCGCAGGAGCAGGAAAGGAAGGATTTGCAGAACAAGGTGGTGCTGCTGGAGGCCCAGACCAGACAGCTGGAGCTCAAGACCAAGAACTACGCAGACCAGA TTGGAAGATTAGAGGAGCGAGAGGCAGAACTGAAGAAAGAGTACAATGCTCTTcatcaaagacacacagag ATGATCCATAGTTACATGGAGCACTTGGAGCGTACCAAAATGCAGCATCTGGTGGGGGGAGAAGCCCCAGACGCAGGAACTTTAGGCAGACACAA GAAAGAGCGGCCCGTGTCTTTGGGGATCTTCCAGCTGCCAGGCGGTGATGTGATGGCCCCGGATCTGCAGAGGGAGCAGACAGAGATCCCAGGGACGGACACGTGGAGGTACAACGACCTGAGCCACCCGTGCTCCAACACCAGCCTCAAG GATGAACTCTCAGATGCTAACCGGGGAGGCACCAAGTCATCTGCTTCCACGTCCGCGTCGACCTTAGATGTTGCTATGGCATTAGTAGACACGCCCCGTCCTGAGGAGGTAGAGGGTCTGCACAGGAACCTGAATTCCAGCAACAGGAAGCCAGACACCAGTAAGAACGTTAGAGTACAGGACTCTGTCtcaacagaagcacaaatgaaaG ACGTGCCTGAGAGGTCAGAAGTGCAGGCGATTATTGAGTCAACCCCTGAACTTGACATGGATCTGAGTGGCTGCAAAGGCTTCAG CACTCCCACCAAGGGCACGGAGAACATGGCTTTTGACCGCAACACAGATTCCCTGTTTGAGGAGCTTTCCTCAGCAGGTACCGACCTCATAGGAGACATGGATGAGGGGGCAGACCTCCTGG GTATGGGCCGTGAAGTAGAACACCTCATCCAGGAGAATGCCCAGCTACTTGAGACAAA GAATGCTCTTAACGTGGTGAAGAATGACCTCATTGGCCGTGTGGATGAGCTAACGTGTGAGAAGGAGGTTCTCCAAGGCGAGATGGCGGTCCTCCTGCAGGCCAGAGATAAactggaggagaggaacagggagctggaggaggagctcaaGAG GGTCCGGGCTGAGCTAGAAGCggccaaacagaaaacaaaggagGACGATGAT AGTGACGTTCCCACGGCCCAGCGTAAGCGGTTCACGCGGGTGGAGATGGCCCGGGTCCTGATGGAGAGGAACCAGTACAAGGAGAGACTGATGGAGTTGCAGGAGGCCGTGAGGTGGACTGAGATGATCCG AGCTTCCAGGGAGAACCCAGCACtaacagagaagaaaaagtCCAGTATCTGGCAGTT AAG CTTCAGCAAGCTCTTCAGCTCATCATCTACCGGCACTGCCAAAAAGCCAGAGGCTCCCGTCAACGTCAAGTACAATGCTCCCACCTCGCATATCGTGCCCTCTGTCAAGAAGAGGAGCAGCACACTTGCCCAGCTGCCCAGTGACAAGTCCAAGGCTTTCGACTTCCTCAACGAGGA GCCGGAGGTGGAGAACATCGTGTCCCGGAGGGAACAGAAGAGGGCCCAGTACAGGCAGGTGAAGGCTCATGTCCAGAAGGAGGATAGCAGGGTGCAGGCGTACGGCTGGAGTCTGCCCCAGAAAAACAAG ATTTCCAATGGTGGGCAAACAGAGGGTAAGATGAAGAATTTACCAGTGCCTGTTTACCTCAGACCTTTAAATGAGAAGGACGCTTCCATGAAG CTGTGGTGTGCTGCGGGGGTGAATCTGTCAGGAGGGAAGACTCGTGACGGAGGCTCCATTGTGGGAGCCAGTGTGTTCTACAGAGACATGTCCGAAGTAGAGAGTAGTGGATTCAGCCCCCGAAAGGCCAGAGGCTCCCAGAGCAGCCTGGACAGGCTGGAGCAGGAACTCAAG gagcaggagaaggagctgAGGCAGCAGGACGAGCTCTCCAGCCTGGTGTGGATCTGCACCAGCACCCACGCCACCTCCAAGGTCATAGTGATTGACGCCAACCAGCCCAGTAACATCCTGGAGAACTTCTATGTCTGCAACTCCCACGTGCTCTGCATTGCTAGCGTGCCAG GTGCCCGGGAGACAGACTACCCAGCGGGTGAAGAGGTGCACGCAGGTAGTGAGGCCACCGGGGCTGAGGAGCAGGCGCCGGTGAGCGCAGCGTTGGGTAGCAGCCTCGGAGGCTCCGAGGGCATCCTGGACGGCATCACTGTAGTAGGCTGCTGTGCGGAGGGAGCGGTCGCCATCCCTCAGACCGCAGAGGGGATGCCAACCGAAGACTCTG GGTCGGGTGGCGTGCTGGGGCAGCAACAGCAGGCAGGCATGGCTGCAGCTGAGGAGGCGCTGGAGGCCACGGAGAGCAGCAGCACCACACCCGCAGAGGAAGGTCAGGCTGGGGTCTACACAGAGCACGTGTTTACTGACCCTCTAGGGGTCCAGAACACGGGAGACGCAACGTCCACTTTTTCACAGAG GGAATGTGATCTGGTGAAGGATGGCGTGAGCTCAGTACCTGAAGAGCAGGACCTGATGAGGGAGGAGGCCAGCAAAATGAACAGTGTCCTCCCCACCATGTGGCTCGGGGCCCAGAATGGCTG TGTGTACGTCCACTCCTCTGTTGCACAGTGGAGGAAGTGCCTTCACTCATTAAAGCTGAAGGACTCCATTTTGGGTATTGT GCATGTGAAGGGCAGAGTTTTAGTGGCTTTGGCCGATGGTACTCTGGCAATCTTCCACAGAGGAGTAG acGGTCAGTGGGACCTGACCAACTACCACCTGTTGGATTTGGGCCGGCCACACCACTCCATCCGCTGCATGACAGTTGTGCATGATAAAGTGTGGTGCGGCTACAGGAATAAAATCTACGTCATCCAGCCCAGAGCCATGAAAATAGAG AAGTCCTTTGACGCCCACCCCCGTAAGGAGAGCCAAGTGCGGCAACTGGCATGGGATGGCGATGGCATCTGGGTGTCCATCCGGCTGGACTCCACGCTGCGACTGTTCCACGCCCACACCTACCAGCACTTGCAGGACGTGGACATAGAGCCCTACGTCAGCAAGATGCTGG gcaccGGTAAGCTGGGCTTCTCCTTTGTGAGGATCACAGCGCTGATGGTCTCGTGTAACCGCCTGTGGGTCGGCACGGGCAACGGCGTCATCATCTCCATACCCCTGACAGAAC GTAAGAAAGTCACCCAGGGAACGACAAACCGACCAGGCAGTATAATTCGTATCTATGGCGATGAGAACAGTGACAAAGTGACGGCAGGCACGTTTGTGCCTTTCTGCTCCATGGCCCATGCCCAGCTCTGTTTCCATGGCCACCGGGATGCCGTCAAGTTCTTCACTGCTGTTCCAG GCCAAGTCATCCCGTCTGCAGGCTCCGGAGGCAGCGAGGCAGGCAGTGACAAGCCGGCCACCGATGCCAGCGCGCCGGAGTTTTCCAAGTCAGTCCTGGTCATGAGTGGCGGAGAGGGCTACATTGACTTTAGAATGG GCGACGAGGGCGGGGAGAGCGCGGACCTGGACGAGCACACCCTGAAGCTGCAGCCGCTCCTGGCCAAAGCCGAGCGCAGCCACCTCATAGTGTGGCAGGTCCTGGTCCACGAAGGCTGA
- the spag9b gene encoding C-Jun-amino-terminal kinase-interacting protein 4 isoform X3, whose translation MELDDGVLYQEEAGSSAMMSERVSGLASSVYREFERMIGTYDEDVVKELMPLVVAVLENLDSVLAQNQEHEVELELLKEDNEQLLTQYEREKALRKGAEERYMEYEDSQEQERKDLQNKVVLLEAQTRQLELKTKNYADQIGRLEEREAELKKEYNALHQRHTEMIHSYMEHLERTKMQHLVGGEAPDAGTLGRHKKERPVSLGIFQLPGGDVMAPDLQREQTEIPGTDTWRYNDLSHPCSNTSLKLDTHASFRRGEGKGAQESVDCPRTDVSKDELSDANRGGTKSSASTSASTLDVAMALVDTPRPEEVEGLHRNLNSSNRKPDTSKNVRVQDSVSTEAQMKDVPERSEVQAIIESTPELDMDLSGCKGFSTPTKGTENMAFDRNTDSLFEELSSAGTDLIGDMDEGADLLGMGREVEHLIQENAQLLETKNALNVVKNDLIGRVDELTCEKEVLQGEMAVLLQARDKLEERNRELEEELKRVRAELEAAKQKTKEDDDSDVPTAQRKRFTRVEMARVLMERNQYKERLMELQEAVRWTEMIRASRENPALTEKKKSSIWQFFSKLFSSSSTGTAKKPEAPVNVKYNAPTSHIVPSVKKRSSTLAQLPSDKSKAFDFLNEEPEVENIVSRREQKRAQYRQVKAHVQKEDSRVQAYGWSLPQKNKISNGGQTEGKMKNLPVPVYLRPLNEKDASMKLWCAAGVNLSGGKTRDGGSIVGASVFYRDMSEVESSGFSPRKARGSQSSLDRLEQELKEQEKELRQQDELSSLVWICTSTHATSKVIVIDANQPSNILENFYVCNSHVLCIASVPGARETDYPAGEEVHAGSEATGAEEQAPVSAALGSSLGGSEGILDGITVVGCCAEGAVAIPQTAEGMPTEDSGSGGVLGQQQQAGMAAAEEALEATESSSTTPAEEGQAGVYTEHVFTDPLGVQNTGDATSTFSQRECDLVKDGVSSVPEEQDLMREEASKMNSVLPTMWLGAQNGCVYVHSSVAQWRKCLHSLKLKDSILGIVHVKGRVLVALADGTLAIFHRGVDGQWDLTNYHLLDLGRPHHSIRCMTVVHDKVWCGYRNKIYVIQPRAMKIEKSFDAHPRKESQVRQLAWDGDGIWVSIRLDSTLRLFHAHTYQHLQDVDIEPYVSKMLGTGKLGFSFVRITALMVSCNRLWVGTGNGVIISIPLTERKKVTQGTTNRPGSIIRIYGDENSDKVTAGTFVPFCSMAHAQLCFHGHRDAVKFFTAVPGQVIPSAGSGGSEAGSDKPATDASAPEFSKSVLVMSGGEGYIDFRMGDEGGESADLDEHTLKLQPLLAKAERSHLIVWQVLVHEG comes from the exons ATGGAGCTGGATGACGGAGTTCTTTATCAGGAGGAGGCAGGTTCATCCGCGATGATGTCCGAGCGGGTGTCCGGCTTGGCCAGCTCCGTCTACCGAGAGTTCGAGCGGATGATCGGGACGTACGACGAGGACGTGGTTAAAGAGCTCATGCCCCTCGTCGTCGCCGTTCTGGAGAACCTGGACTCGGTGCTCGCGCAGAACCAGGAGCACGAGGTGGAGCTCGAGCTGCTGAAGGAGGACAACGAGCAGCTGCTCACTCAGTACGAACGGGAGAAGGCGCTGAGGAAAGGCGCTGAGGAG AGATATATGGAGTACGAAGACTCGCAGGAGCAGGAAAGGAAGGATTTGCAGAACAAGGTGGTGCTGCTGGAGGCCCAGACCAGACAGCTGGAGCTCAAGACCAAGAACTACGCAGACCAGA TTGGAAGATTAGAGGAGCGAGAGGCAGAACTGAAGAAAGAGTACAATGCTCTTcatcaaagacacacagag ATGATCCATAGTTACATGGAGCACTTGGAGCGTACCAAAATGCAGCATCTGGTGGGGGGAGAAGCCCCAGACGCAGGAACTTTAGGCAGACACAA GAAAGAGCGGCCCGTGTCTTTGGGGATCTTCCAGCTGCCAGGCGGTGATGTGATGGCCCCGGATCTGCAGAGGGAGCAGACAGAGATCCCAGGGACGGACACGTGGAGGTACAACGACCTGAGCCACCCGTGCTCCAACACCAGCCTCAAG CTGGACACACATGCGTCCTtcaggagaggggagggtaAGGGTGCACAGGAGAGTGTGGATTGCCCCAGGACTGATGTCAGTAAG GATGAACTCTCAGATGCTAACCGGGGAGGCACCAAGTCATCTGCTTCCACGTCCGCGTCGACCTTAGATGTTGCTATGGCATTAGTAGACACGCCCCGTCCTGAGGAGGTAGAGGGTCTGCACAGGAACCTGAATTCCAGCAACAGGAAGCCAGACACCAGTAAGAACGTTAGAGTACAGGACTCTGTCtcaacagaagcacaaatgaaaG ACGTGCCTGAGAGGTCAGAAGTGCAGGCGATTATTGAGTCAACCCCTGAACTTGACATGGATCTGAGTGGCTGCAAAGGCTTCAG CACTCCCACCAAGGGCACGGAGAACATGGCTTTTGACCGCAACACAGATTCCCTGTTTGAGGAGCTTTCCTCAGCAGGTACCGACCTCATAGGAGACATGGATGAGGGGGCAGACCTCCTGG GTATGGGCCGTGAAGTAGAACACCTCATCCAGGAGAATGCCCAGCTACTTGAGACAAA GAATGCTCTTAACGTGGTGAAGAATGACCTCATTGGCCGTGTGGATGAGCTAACGTGTGAGAAGGAGGTTCTCCAAGGCGAGATGGCGGTCCTCCTGCAGGCCAGAGATAAactggaggagaggaacagggagctggaggaggagctcaaGAG GGTCCGGGCTGAGCTAGAAGCggccaaacagaaaacaaaggagGACGATGAT AGTGACGTTCCCACGGCCCAGCGTAAGCGGTTCACGCGGGTGGAGATGGCCCGGGTCCTGATGGAGAGGAACCAGTACAAGGAGAGACTGATGGAGTTGCAGGAGGCCGTGAGGTGGACTGAGATGATCCG AGCTTCCAGGGAGAACCCAGCACtaacagagaagaaaaagtCCAGTATCTGGCAGTT CTTCAGCAAGCTCTTCAGCTCATCATCTACCGGCACTGCCAAAAAGCCAGAGGCTCCCGTCAACGTCAAGTACAATGCTCCCACCTCGCATATCGTGCCCTCTGTCAAGAAGAGGAGCAGCACACTTGCCCAGCTGCCCAGTGACAAGTCCAAGGCTTTCGACTTCCTCAACGAGGA GCCGGAGGTGGAGAACATCGTGTCCCGGAGGGAACAGAAGAGGGCCCAGTACAGGCAGGTGAAGGCTCATGTCCAGAAGGAGGATAGCAGGGTGCAGGCGTACGGCTGGAGTCTGCCCCAGAAAAACAAG ATTTCCAATGGTGGGCAAACAGAGGGTAAGATGAAGAATTTACCAGTGCCTGTTTACCTCAGACCTTTAAATGAGAAGGACGCTTCCATGAAG CTGTGGTGTGCTGCGGGGGTGAATCTGTCAGGAGGGAAGACTCGTGACGGAGGCTCCATTGTGGGAGCCAGTGTGTTCTACAGAGACATGTCCGAAGTAGAGAGTAGTGGATTCAGCCCCCGAAAGGCCAGAGGCTCCCAGAGCAGCCTGGACAGGCTGGAGCAGGAACTCAAG gagcaggagaaggagctgAGGCAGCAGGACGAGCTCTCCAGCCTGGTGTGGATCTGCACCAGCACCCACGCCACCTCCAAGGTCATAGTGATTGACGCCAACCAGCCCAGTAACATCCTGGAGAACTTCTATGTCTGCAACTCCCACGTGCTCTGCATTGCTAGCGTGCCAG GTGCCCGGGAGACAGACTACCCAGCGGGTGAAGAGGTGCACGCAGGTAGTGAGGCCACCGGGGCTGAGGAGCAGGCGCCGGTGAGCGCAGCGTTGGGTAGCAGCCTCGGAGGCTCCGAGGGCATCCTGGACGGCATCACTGTAGTAGGCTGCTGTGCGGAGGGAGCGGTCGCCATCCCTCAGACCGCAGAGGGGATGCCAACCGAAGACTCTG GGTCGGGTGGCGTGCTGGGGCAGCAACAGCAGGCAGGCATGGCTGCAGCTGAGGAGGCGCTGGAGGCCACGGAGAGCAGCAGCACCACACCCGCAGAGGAAGGTCAGGCTGGGGTCTACACAGAGCACGTGTTTACTGACCCTCTAGGGGTCCAGAACACGGGAGACGCAACGTCCACTTTTTCACAGAG GGAATGTGATCTGGTGAAGGATGGCGTGAGCTCAGTACCTGAAGAGCAGGACCTGATGAGGGAGGAGGCCAGCAAAATGAACAGTGTCCTCCCCACCATGTGGCTCGGGGCCCAGAATGGCTG TGTGTACGTCCACTCCTCTGTTGCACAGTGGAGGAAGTGCCTTCACTCATTAAAGCTGAAGGACTCCATTTTGGGTATTGT GCATGTGAAGGGCAGAGTTTTAGTGGCTTTGGCCGATGGTACTCTGGCAATCTTCCACAGAGGAGTAG acGGTCAGTGGGACCTGACCAACTACCACCTGTTGGATTTGGGCCGGCCACACCACTCCATCCGCTGCATGACAGTTGTGCATGATAAAGTGTGGTGCGGCTACAGGAATAAAATCTACGTCATCCAGCCCAGAGCCATGAAAATAGAG AAGTCCTTTGACGCCCACCCCCGTAAGGAGAGCCAAGTGCGGCAACTGGCATGGGATGGCGATGGCATCTGGGTGTCCATCCGGCTGGACTCCACGCTGCGACTGTTCCACGCCCACACCTACCAGCACTTGCAGGACGTGGACATAGAGCCCTACGTCAGCAAGATGCTGG gcaccGGTAAGCTGGGCTTCTCCTTTGTGAGGATCACAGCGCTGATGGTCTCGTGTAACCGCCTGTGGGTCGGCACGGGCAACGGCGTCATCATCTCCATACCCCTGACAGAAC GTAAGAAAGTCACCCAGGGAACGACAAACCGACCAGGCAGTATAATTCGTATCTATGGCGATGAGAACAGTGACAAAGTGACGGCAGGCACGTTTGTGCCTTTCTGCTCCATGGCCCATGCCCAGCTCTGTTTCCATGGCCACCGGGATGCCGTCAAGTTCTTCACTGCTGTTCCAG GCCAAGTCATCCCGTCTGCAGGCTCCGGAGGCAGCGAGGCAGGCAGTGACAAGCCGGCCACCGATGCCAGCGCGCCGGAGTTTTCCAAGTCAGTCCTGGTCATGAGTGGCGGAGAGGGCTACATTGACTTTAGAATGG GCGACGAGGGCGGGGAGAGCGCGGACCTGGACGAGCACACCCTGAAGCTGCAGCCGCTCCTGGCCAAAGCCGAGCGCAGCCACCTCATAGTGTGGCAGGTCCTGGTCCACGAAGGCTGA